The Gossypium raimondii isolate GPD5lz chromosome 2, ASM2569854v1, whole genome shotgun sequence genome segment GGTTTTAGGTTGGTTATTGGGTTATTTGGGTATTGGGTAGGTTTGGGTTTGTTGGGCCCCGGGTCAAAATGGGCCGTAGAACTACAGCTGGTGAATTAAagcaaattattaattttaccctgttaattttcaaaagcaatgactAATTTCAAGATTGCAACAGGGTGATGAGTCTCTCGAAGAAGCATATTCTTTAAGTGCAAGCAAACAAGTTCCTAATATTTCTCAGCCAAGACGAAGCAAGAGATCTAAGCGGAAGCATGCTGTATAAGAAGATTTTACActgaattattttagtttatggtGAGTCTTGTATATTTAAAggaattgtattatttttaatatagtggcattttttatGCTGGCCCATTCAAGATATATTGCAAAATCATGAAATACTCCACATCCTTGCTCCAAAAGGCCCATATTTTTCGAATGGTAATTGCTTGGTTGagaaaatttgattaaactGAGTAACTACTAACCTGACATTTTTATCTTGTGGCATGTTGAGCTAGCTGTTAAGCATGTCAAGCCTCATTCCTGGAAGGTTTTGTGATAGGGATCTGGTCTTGCAGTGCTAATAGTTACACCTTCATCGCTTCCTCTTATCTGATCTGAACCTCTGTAGCATGATTTTTCTTCTAATAATTGATTTCCTCACTCATGAAGATTTGTCAGCAGTTCTttgtttaaaattgtttcagTCACCTGTGGAGCCACTTGTTGACATATTTACTTACAGTCACAGTCAAGGTTCGAAACAATCCCGCATTTCCTTTCATGTGTGAAAGATGAGTGTTTATTTCTGCAAACATTGGATAGTCTAACTTGCATTTGGGGTAGCTGCAATGACTAGAAGCATTATATTGTAGAATATTGAATCGAGATAGGATTACCTTCTGACTGAAGAAAACCGAACATACCATCACAAACAAAACTACCCTTTACTAGGTGAGAGAACCAGAACAAACTCGTGTAGAACGTTTAATACATAATAGAAGCATATACGAATACATCAATACTTGCTTTCTCACATGAACCTTCAAAGTAAAATTCATTTTTGTACAAGCACAAAAACCTACATAGAGACATCTGACTTCCACTCTGTTTTGTATCACCTTAGTGCTTAGATGGTGACCGGCGATTTTTGACTGGGTTGGGGCTGGATGGGGATTTATGAATCTTCTTCATTTCAACCTGTTTTTTCATGATTTTACAGTAGCAAGTAGTTGTTTAGTGAATGGATTTTGTTATACTAGCTACGATAGAAAGAGATTACATAGAGGTTACCCAGGTAGGTAATGCATTTCTAACACGTGACCTTGGCATTAGGCTTCTAGGTGTGCTGAACTTGAAGTGAACTGCTGGCactatggaaaaaaaaaacacaaatgcATTAGAAGTTAGAAGCTACAAGTAAAGCCTTTTTCATGTAGTTGTATGCGATGCATTGAATGCTAAAACGAAGAAGGGGGAGGGGGGGATAGGGGGTGAAGATTGCCTGAGTCAATAGCTCGAACACTGATATCGGATCCCTGGAGTTGATAATGTATAAGCAGGAGCCATGCTAGTAGAAGGTAGATCAGAACATGGTCTCTCATCTTATGTATAGGTAGTGACATATGCTGCATGCTTTGATTATCTTACAAGAATGAAGGAGCATTTTATTGATGCATTTTTTTGTAATCATAACCaaacttgaaaatagatttaagaaTGTTTGTTAAAGGTGCTGGAGAATCATATGGCATTATGAACGAGTTTGACAAAATCTGTGTTTATGGTTATTGTGGATTTGACTTTCCTCTAAGTTATCATTTCTCATCTATCATTGCATCCATGATATAAATAGTTAGATGgtattaatttttgttgagtgCTTAAAAGCTTGCTGTCGGCGCGGGTGTCGGGACccgttttttctttttgggggtTACATCTGCCACATGTCATATTATGGTTGTGACATGTGgtgaacataaaaaattattaatatcaataataaaaataaaattataaaaaccaaaaaatgtaaaattacaaaaaaattaaaaattatggaaatataaaaatttagaaaattataaaatttataaatttataaaaaatagaaaaataaaaattatagaaaactattaaaatcataaaaattaaaaattataaaaatcatagaaaagttataaaataaaattttataaaaaaatcataaaaatccccttaaaataaaaatacaattttttgaaaaactaacaacattaaaaaatacagaaaaatagagaagaaaatctctaaaaatcttaaaaaataaaatttataagacataaaaattataatttaatcatctcAATTGTCAAAAACAGTGACGACGTCTAAACGGCCCATAATTCTCTTCCACCGTGATGATTTTTTATAGTATTCTTCAACGATGAGGCaaacttgataagctttaaccTAGATCTCATAATGCTTGTTTCCAACTTCTACTCTAACATTCACGATTTTATGTCTTTTTTTAACTTCTTATTGGTGCCATGGCATCCCAACAACTTGACCAGCTGGATGATAGAGCAACTGAAGGTGAAGCTAAAATGTGGTTGTGATTTAAGTACAATAAGCTGACCAGCTTGATGATAGAGCAACTGCGGTcgttggttaaattttaatttttatactttttttataagtttttttatatttttaataattttatatcttttttataagttgtattttgttatttaaaaaaactatataattttataaaaaaattagatttcattctatattttttagaatttttaatatttttataagtgtttatatttttatattatttttatttttataattttctatatatttttataattttctaatatattctaaaattttaattttaataattttataatttctaatagtttttttaatttttctataatttttatcgatttcaataaaattttattattttcacctCTTTTTGTTAACCCCAAAAAGGAACTTGTTAACTTTAAcgaatctttttctttttttatatattttgataatttaaatatccAATTGAAcgcataataaaaaaacaatggCTTAATtactctttctttcttcttttttttaaaaaaaaattcaaggacTCCTTGCTTTACTATTGCAAgttataattgtaaaatttttatcccGTTATTGTAGACCCAATTAAGTCTAAAATTATGTGGCTCAATTTAAAAGGGATAGGAGTTTTACTTTTAATAGAAGTTTATTCTTATTCATTCATTCGGTTATTTGATGGACATACTAGATTGAAAGTTGATCATTATAAATTGATCTTCCATCTACCTATAGAGTTCCACACACACACACGTGCACACaaatacacataaaaattatagtTGTCATTACTTAGGGTTTATGTAATTAAGGGTAAAAGTAAAAAAGGTGAAATCAATTTATCGTGTGCTTGTGTTCCTCATCAAGCTTAATGGTCAACTCCAATTTTACATCAAGTATTTCTTGTAATTGTGAAATCATATTATTCTAAAgatcttaaaataatttattatgcaattttaaggattttatttgtaacacccctaacccg includes the following:
- the LOC105788850 gene encoding CLAVATA3/ESR (CLE)-related protein 46: MQHMSLPIHKMRDHVLIYLLLAWLLLIHYQLQGSDISVRAIDSVPAVHFKFSTPRSLMPRSRVRNALPTWVEMKKIHKSPSSPNPVKNRRSPSKH